Proteins from one Bacteroides mediterraneensis genomic window:
- a CDS encoding PFL family protein, with protein MINITEVLETNKMIEQENLDVRTITMGINLLDCADSNLEVLCQNIYNKITGLAKDLVRTGEDISKEFGIPIVNKRISITPIALVGGTACKTPDDYVQIAKTLDKVAGELGVNFIGGYSAIVSKGMSRSDELLIRSIPKALACTERICSSVNVGSTKTGINMDAVKLMGEIIKETAEMTKERDSLGCAKLVVLCNAPDDNPFMAGAFHGVSEPDAVINVGVSGPGVVKYALEQIRGKSFEVLCETIKRTAFKITRVGQLVAQEASRRLNVPFGIIDLSLAPTPAVGDSVAEILQEIGLEYPGAPGTTAALALLNDQVKKGGVMASSYVGGLSGAFIPVSEDQGMIDAVEAGALTIEKLEAMTCVCSVGLDMIAIPGSTSAATISGVIADEAAIGMVNQKTTAVRVIPVVGKEVGDTVEFGGLLGYAPVMPVNRYSCEAFVNRGGRIPAPIHSFKN; from the coding sequence ATGATCAATATAACAGAGGTTCTGGAAACCAATAAGATGATAGAGCAGGAAAACCTGGATGTGCGTACCATTACGATGGGTATCAACCTGTTGGATTGTGCGGACAGCAACCTGGAGGTGCTTTGTCAGAATATATACAATAAGATTACCGGACTGGCAAAAGACCTGGTCAGAACGGGAGAGGACATTTCCAAGGAATTTGGTATTCCTATCGTAAACAAGCGAATTTCCATCACACCGATTGCCCTGGTGGGGGGAACAGCCTGCAAGACGCCGGATGATTATGTGCAGATTGCCAAAACTCTGGACAAGGTGGCCGGAGAACTGGGGGTCAATTTTATCGGCGGTTATTCTGCGATTGTTTCTAAAGGAATGAGCCGCAGCGATGAATTGCTGATTCGTTCTATTCCGAAAGCGCTGGCTTGTACGGAGCGTATCTGTAGTTCCGTGAACGTAGGTTCTACCAAGACGGGTATCAACATGGATGCGGTGAAACTGATGGGTGAAATCATCAAGGAAACGGCTGAAATGACCAAGGAACGCGACTCGTTGGGTTGTGCCAAGCTGGTGGTGCTCTGCAATGCCCCCGATGACAACCCCTTCATGGCGGGAGCCTTCCACGGCGTATCCGAACCGGATGCAGTGATTAACGTGGGTGTCAGCGGTCCGGGCGTGGTGAAATATGCCTTGGAGCAAATCCGCGGAAAGAGTTTCGAAGTGCTTTGTGAAACCATCAAGCGCACGGCATTCAAGATTACGCGTGTGGGACAGCTGGTGGCTCAGGAGGCTTCACGCCGTCTGAATGTGCCCTTCGGTATCATCGACCTCTCACTGGCTCCGACGCCGGCGGTGGGCGACAGTGTGGCCGAAATTCTGCAGGAAATCGGACTGGAATATCCGGGGGCTCCGGGAACGACGGCAGCCTTGGCCTTGCTGAACGACCAGGTGAAGAAAGGAGGCGTGATGGCGTCTTCGTATGTGGGGGGACTGAGCGGTGCCTTTATTCCGGTAAGTGAAGATCAGGGAATGATTGATGCCGTTGAAGCAGGTGCTCTGACCATCGAGAAGCTGGAGGCCATGACGTGTGTCTGCTCAGTAGGGCTGGACATGATAGCCATACCGGGAAGTACATCTGCTGCTACCATTTCGGGGGTAATCGCCGACGAGGCAGCCATCGGCATGGTGAACCAGAAGACCACGGCGGTGCGCGTGATTCCTGTGGTAGGTAAGGAAGTGGGCGATACGGTGGAATTCGGCGGCTTGCTGGGTTATGCACCCGTAATGCCGGTCAACCGTTACAGCTGTGAGGCTTTCGTGAACCGTGGCGGACGGATTCCGGCACCGATTCACAGCTTCAAGAACTGA
- a CDS encoding ACT domain-containing protein: MNKAIITVVGKDTVGIIAQVCTYLAENKVNILDISQTIVQEYFTMMMIVDMTKLEKPFEEVVTELTNVGVEIGVQIKCQREEIFDKMHRI, from the coding sequence GTGAACAAAGCTATTATTACAGTCGTAGGCAAGGATACCGTGGGTATCATTGCCCAGGTGTGTACTTATCTGGCAGAGAATAAGGTGAACATTCTGGATATCTCTCAGACCATCGTACAGGAATATTTCACAATGATGATGATTGTGGATATGACCAAACTGGAAAAACCTTTTGAAGAGGTTGTTACCGAGCTGACCAACGTCGGTGTGGAAATCGGGGTGCAGATTAAGTGCCAGCGCGAGGAAATCTTTGATAAAATGCATCGTATCTAA
- the mazG gene encoding nucleoside triphosphate pyrophosphohydrolase translates to MHTREEKLEAFGRLLDVLDELRVKCPWDRKQTNESLRPNTIEEVYELCDALMKDDKKNICKELGDVLLHVVFYAKIGSETGDFDIKDVCDKLCDKLIFRHPHVFGEVKADTAEQVSENWEQIKLKEKDGNKSVLSGVPEALPSLIKAYRIQDKARNVGFDWEEREQVWNKVKEEIGEFEAEVGQMDKDKAEAEFGDVMFSLINAARLYKINPDNALERTNQKFIRRFNYLEAHTIKEGKSLNDMSLEEMDAIWNEAKAKGL, encoded by the coding sequence ATGCATACAAGAGAAGAAAAACTGGAAGCGTTCGGACGTCTGCTCGACGTGCTGGACGAGTTGAGGGTGAAATGTCCTTGGGACCGCAAACAGACTAACGAAAGTTTGCGTCCGAACACCATTGAAGAGGTATATGAACTCTGTGATGCCCTGATGAAGGACGACAAGAAAAATATCTGCAAGGAATTGGGCGACGTGTTGCTTCATGTGGTGTTCTATGCCAAGATTGGCAGTGAGACCGGTGATTTTGACATCAAGGACGTGTGCGACAAGTTGTGCGACAAACTGATATTCCGTCATCCGCACGTGTTTGGGGAAGTCAAGGCCGATACGGCGGAACAGGTGTCCGAAAACTGGGAGCAAATCAAGCTGAAGGAAAAGGACGGCAACAAGTCGGTCTTGAGCGGTGTGCCCGAGGCTCTTCCTTCCTTGATTAAGGCCTATCGTATTCAGGACAAGGCTCGCAACGTAGGCTTCGATTGGGAAGAACGTGAGCAGGTGTGGAACAAGGTGAAAGAGGAAATCGGAGAGTTTGAGGCAGAAGTGGGACAGATGGATAAGGACAAGGCGGAAGCCGAGTTTGGCGACGTGATGTTCAGCCTGATCAATGCGGCCCGGCTCTATAAAATCAATCCGGATAATGCGCTGGAGCGGACCAACCAGAAGTTTATTCGCCGTTTCAATTATCTGGAAGCACATACCATCAAGGAAGGGAAGAGCCTGAACGATATGTCGCTGGAAGAGATGGATGCCATCTGGAACGAAGCAAAGGCGAAAGGTCTCTGA